The following proteins are encoded in a genomic region of Cryptomeria japonica chromosome 11, Sugi_1.0, whole genome shotgun sequence:
- the LOC131062276 gene encoding MADS-box MEF2 type transcription factor MIG1, translating into MGRRKLLPIYIADKGRRRQTFLKRKKGLFKKARELSVLCGGRVFMRIHDPENAKDYSQQEFDGSSFLHPQHNHAIAFPVQMDQFAAAGNFNGVNPTISNYVPVQVEMDQRHPLPVQMDQRHPLPVQVQMDQRHPLPVQMYQRHPLPVQVQMDQRHPQFLMSEQAKANLSSTGELQNDQDPPTATPSILPLPLPHNCTSQQEDDGLPLLQLDEINEMLDLLQEDPQMMFNDLSFPDTDRWPPQ; encoded by the coding sequence ATGGGTCGCAGAAAGCTTCTACCCATTTACATAGCAGACAAGGGCAGGCGGCGACAGACATTTTTGAAGCGGAAGAAAGGACTGTTTAAGAAAGCTCGTGAGCTCTCTGTACTTTGCGGCGGAAGAGTTTTCATGAGAATCCACGACCCTGAAAATGCCAAGGACTACTCCCAACAGGAATTCGATGGCTCATCTTTTCTTCACCCTCAACATAATCATGCAATTGCTTTCCCAGTACAAATGGATCAGTTTGCAGCAGCAGGTAATTTCAATGGAGTTAATCCAACAATTTCTAATTATGTCCCTGTGCAAGTGGAAATGGATCAAAGGCACCCCCTCCCAGTACAAATGGATCAAAGGCACCCCCTCCCTGTGCAAGTGCAAATGGATCAAAGGCACCCCCTCCCAGTACAAATGTATCAAAGACACCCCCTCCCTGTGCAAGTGCAAATGGATCAAAGGCACCCCCAATTTCTGATGAGTGAGCAGGCAAAGGCAAATCTAAGCAGTACTGGAGAGCTGCAGAATGATCAAGATCCTCCAACAGCAACACCATcaattcttcctcttcctcttcctcacaattGCACTAGTCAACAAGAAGATGATGGTCTTCCTCTTCTTCAACTAGATGAAATAAATGAAATGTTGGACTTGTTGCAGGAAGATCCACAGATGATGTTCAACGATCTAAGCTTTCCAGATACGGATCGTTGGCCCCCACAATAA